The Desulfonatronovibrio hydrogenovorans DSM 9292 genome includes a window with the following:
- a CDS encoding carboxyl transferase domain-containing protein, whose product MTEIEKQIQDLTERLRYIQDIFGNRENANIALLGSKLNDFTKNRQSLDQAQVKRHLSSLSDLFNFLESKLEKELTPMDRVRIVRHPQRISLGDILENVYDNYTEIGGKDEYSIDPSMIIARAYITRKVGKKVYKQPVMVIGQEKGHGQEFRNGGSVKPWGNAKAMEYMKVAETENIPIHTYIFTPGAFPVEDYPGAAQQIAKNIYAMAGLKVPVVAVISEGGSGGAEAIGLADTRIMLSHGYYSVISPEGAAAIEGRIKGEMRATPELVDRCARQLKITARDNLKMGYVDRILDEPALGARPEHFDFFKKLRQEVIMATDEIVLSVRGFKLFRAIALKKLNNPNIYVRWSLSPKSKERLSWQRYQKFRNLSRQFLIDKTPAWQKALSTVSHGGSSVYSFLRYEFLGRHQRKITHLAEDVQGEVQALFGRIMNKGSEIIQKIPVLKKEKEETCNLTTLSSWESGMSWDEHCRYISPQANQDRTITCPNSSKFGCLDLWAPDLFGDFAGVCSYCGHHFSMEYEWYLFNVFDSRSIREFNSKVESSNPLGFDGLDLKLEQAKKKTGHKSACMTFEAEIKGVRMVVAMLMAGFRGGSVGVAEGEKFIQAAELARTKHLPFFAYVHGTAGIRIQEGTNGVIQMPRCTLAVRRYLESGGLYLVLYDTNSYAGPVASFLGCSPYQFAVRSANIGFAGPGVIRETTGQDIPPDYHKAFMTLSRGHIQGIWDRREIRTNLYHALMTMGGEFLYYR is encoded by the coding sequence ATGACTGAAATAGAAAAACAGATCCAGGATCTCACTGAACGCCTGAGGTACATCCAGGATATTTTCGGCAACCGGGAAAATGCCAATATCGCCCTTTTGGGTTCCAAGCTGAACGACTTCACCAAAAACCGCCAGTCCCTGGACCAGGCCCAGGTCAAGAGACACCTTTCCTCCCTGAGTGACCTGTTCAATTTCCTGGAAAGCAAGCTGGAAAAGGAACTCACTCCCATGGACCGGGTCAGAATTGTCAGGCATCCCCAGCGGATCAGCCTGGGGGACATCCTGGAAAATGTCTATGACAACTACACTGAGATCGGGGGCAAGGACGAATACAGTATTGACCCGTCCATGATCATTGCCAGGGCCTATATCACCCGCAAGGTGGGGAAAAAGGTCTACAAGCAGCCGGTCATGGTCATCGGCCAGGAAAAAGGGCATGGTCAGGAATTCAGGAACGGCGGCTCGGTCAAGCCCTGGGGCAATGCCAAGGCCATGGAATACATGAAGGTCGCTGAAACTGAAAACATCCCCATCCACACCTATATTTTCACGCCTGGCGCCTTTCCGGTTGAGGACTACCCAGGGGCTGCCCAGCAGATCGCCAAAAACATCTACGCCATGGCCGGGCTCAAGGTTCCGGTGGTGGCGGTTATCTCCGAAGGAGGTTCAGGCGGGGCTGAAGCCATTGGTCTGGCTGACACCAGGATCATGCTTTCCCATGGGTATTATTCAGTTATTTCCCCTGAAGGCGCCGCAGCCATTGAAGGACGGATCAAAGGTGAAATGAGGGCCACCCCTGAACTGGTGGACCGCTGCGCCAGACAGCTCAAGATCACGGCCAGGGACAACCTGAAAATGGGATATGTGGACCGGATCCTGGACGAACCAGCCCTGGGAGCCAGACCGGAACACTTTGATTTTTTCAAGAAGCTCCGCCAGGAAGTCATCATGGCCACTGACGAGATCGTGCTTTCAGTCCGGGGGTTCAAGCTCTTCCGGGCCATTGCCCTGAAGAAGCTGAACAACCCCAATATATATGTCCGGTGGAGTCTGTCCCCCAAATCCAAGGAACGCCTGTCCTGGCAGAGATACCAGAAGTTCAGGAACCTGAGCAGGCAGTTTCTCATAGACAAAACCCCGGCCTGGCAAAAGGCCCTGTCCACTGTCAGTCACGGCGGATCATCTGTTTATTCTTTTCTGCGCTATGAATTTCTGGGCCGGCACCAGAGAAAGATCACCCATCTGGCTGAAGACGTCCAGGGCGAAGTCCAGGCCCTGTTCGGCCGGATCATGAACAAAGGCTCGGAAATCATCCAGAAGATTCCAGTCCTGAAAAAGGAAAAGGAAGAGACCTGCAACCTGACCACCCTGTCCTCCTGGGAATCAGGCATGTCCTGGGATGAGCACTGCCGGTACATCAGCCCCCAGGCCAACCAGGACCGGACCATCACCTGCCCCAACAGCTCCAAGTTCGGCTGCCTTGATCTCTGGGCTCCGGACCTGTTCGGTGACTTTGCCGGGGTGTGCAGCTATTGCGGACACCATTTTTCCATGGAATATGAATGGTACCTCTTTAATGTGTTTGATTCCAGGTCCATCCGGGAGTTCAACTCCAAGGTGGAGAGTTCCAATCCCCTTGGCTTTGACGGCCTTGATCTCAAACTGGAACAGGCCAAGAAAAAGACCGGTCACAAAAGCGCCTGTATGACCTTTGAAGCCGAGATCAAGGGAGTGCGGATGGTGGTGGCCATGCTCATGGCCGGGTTCAGGGGAGGCAGCGTAGGAGTGGCTGAAGGTGAAAAATTCATCCAGGCTGCTGAGCTGGCCAGGACCAAGCACCTGCCCTTTTTCGCCTATGTCCACGGCACAGCAGGCATCAGGATCCAGGAAGGGACCAACGGAGTCATCCAGATGCCCAGGTGTACCCTGGCTGTACGCAGATATCTTGAATCCGGGGGATTGTACCTGGTTTTGTACGACACCAACTCCTATGCCGGACCAGTGGCCAGTTTCCTGGGCTGCTCACCCTACCAGTTTGCAGTCCGTTCAGCCAATATCGGCTTTGCCGGTCCAGGGGTCATCCGGGAGACTACCGGCCAGGATATTCCTCCGGACTATCACAAGGCCTTTATGACCCTGTCCCGCGGCCACATCCAGGGAATCTGGGACCGCCGGGAGATCCGCACCAACCTTTACCACGCCCTGATGACCATGGGCGGCGAATTTCTGTATTACAGGTAG
- a CDS encoding RNA methyltransferase, which yields MLDNVSVILVRPKYPENIGSVARACINMDCPGLILVSPRDFDLDRAAPLATARGKKLLEQALVVDNLKQALTGFHRAYATTARLGKWRKGILTPWEAGAQIMDLESGPARSALVFGPEDTGLLNEEVELCSHILSIPTSRDAWSLNLAQAVLIVLYECFKQVPVTDSRRIKPGDSRLITMEENRVLHQNIQEALLEINFLQPDNPDYFMMPLKRFMSRADLRLHEFNLLMGICRQIRWMAGK from the coding sequence ATGCTCGATAATGTATCTGTAATCCTTGTCAGACCCAAATACCCGGAAAACATCGGGTCTGTAGCCAGGGCCTGCATTAATATGGACTGCCCCGGCCTTATCCTGGTCAGCCCCAGGGATTTCGACCTGGACAGGGCTGCCCCTCTGGCCACGGCCAGGGGCAAAAAACTCCTGGAGCAGGCCCTGGTTGTTGATAATCTGAAACAGGCCCTGACTGGATTTCACAGGGCCTATGCCACCACTGCCAGGCTGGGCAAGTGGCGCAAGGGAATCCTCACTCCCTGGGAAGCAGGAGCCCAGATCATGGATCTGGAATCCGGACCGGCCAGATCAGCCCTGGTCTTCGGCCCTGAAGACACCGGCCTTTTGAACGAAGAGGTTGAACTCTGCTCCCATATCCTGTCCATCCCCACTTCCAGAGATGCCTGGTCCCTGAACCTGGCCCAGGCAGTGCTCATCGTGCTTTACGAGTGCTTCAAACAGGTCCCTGTGACCGATTCCCGCAGGATCAAACCCGGAGACTCGCGCCTCATCACCATGGAGGAAAACCGGGTCCTGCACCAGAACATCCAGGAAGCCCTCCTGGAAATCAACTTTCTCCAGCCTGACAACCCGGATTATTTCATGATGCCCTTGAAAAGATTCATGTCCAGGGCAGACCTGAGGCTGCATGAATTCAATCTGCTCATGGGAATCTGCAGACAGATCAGATGGATGGCCGGGAAATAA
- a CDS encoding biotin carboxylase N-terminal domain-containing protein — MKRNKVLIANRGEIALRIMKACQDLGLEFACVYTKEDAGSEHCTQALKTGGDKALYRISSYQDPNEIFAVADASGCTAVHPGYGFFAEDYRFARRVEQRSRKLSFIGPSWKVIQELGDKINTKRLARKLDVPTVPGSDRPIVDDLEAEELATSLFAFQKEMGVEQPVILVKASAGGGGMGIEEVGDPDRFRTVLRRIKNYAKRQFRDEGVLIEQRIFDFNHLEVQILGDRHGNHVHFGTRNCTVQSVGRQKRIEVAPGFDPENISYAFDASKVLKDITEYSLRMAREVGYDSVGTWEWIVSPTGQPFLMEVNTRIQVENGVSAIISRIRDKEVDLIREQIRVGLGEKLGFDQKGIVFSGTGIEYRILAEDPDNNFIPWVGRIEKFSWSPQPWLRMHTHVPTDRPYDIPTEFDPNLALGIIWGQDLEQAKERGLRFLEDLVLEGRTPSGESLKSNIDFLKKKTDKLLVF; from the coding sequence ATGAAGAGAAATAAAGTACTTATTGCCAACAGAGGCGAAATCGCCCTGAGAATCATGAAGGCCTGCCAGGACCTCGGCCTGGAGTTCGCTTGCGTCTATACCAAGGAGGACGCCGGTTCCGAACACTGCACCCAAGCCCTCAAAACAGGGGGGGACAAGGCCCTGTACAGGATCAGTTCCTACCAGGACCCCAATGAAATCTTTGCTGTGGCTGATGCCTCGGGATGTACAGCCGTCCATCCTGGCTACGGCTTTTTTGCCGAGGACTACCGCTTTGCCAGGCGGGTGGAACAGCGATCCAGAAAGCTGAGTTTCATAGGCCCGTCCTGGAAAGTAATCCAGGAACTTGGAGACAAGATCAACACCAAACGCCTGGCTAGAAAACTTGATGTACCCACTGTACCCGGTTCAGACAGGCCCATTGTGGACGACCTGGAAGCTGAAGAACTGGCAACTTCCCTTTTTGCCTTTCAAAAGGAAATGGGAGTGGAACAGCCCGTCATCCTGGTCAAGGCCTCGGCCGGGGGCGGGGGCATGGGCATTGAAGAAGTGGGCGATCCGGACCGGTTCAGGACTGTGCTGCGCAGGATCAAGAACTACGCCAAGCGCCAGTTCAGGGATGAGGGCGTGCTCATTGAACAGCGGATTTTTGATTTCAACCATCTTGAGGTCCAGATCCTGGGCGACCGCCACGGCAACCACGTCCATTTCGGCACCAGAAACTGCACTGTCCAGAGTGTGGGCCGCCAGAAAAGAATTGAGGTGGCCCCTGGCTTTGATCCTGAAAACATCAGCTATGCCTTTGACGCTTCCAAGGTCCTGAAGGACATCACGGAGTACTCCCTGCGCATGGCCAGGGAGGTGGGCTACGACAGTGTGGGGACCTGGGAATGGATAGTCAGTCCCACCGGGCAGCCCTTTTTGATGGAGGTCAACACCAGGATCCAGGTGGAAAACGGTGTGTCGGCCATCATTTCCCGGATCAGGGACAAAGAGGTGGATCTGATCCGGGAACAGATCAGGGTCGGCCTGGGTGAAAAGCTGGGCTTTGACCAGAAGGGAATCGTGTTCAGCGGAACCGGAATTGAATACCGGATTCTGGCTGAAGATCCGGACAACAATTTCATCCCCTGGGTGGGCCGGATTGAAAAGTTCTCCTGGTCTCCCCAGCCGTGGCTGCGCATGCACACCCATGTGCCCACGGACAGGCCCTATGACATCCCCACGGAGTTTGATCCCAACCTGGCCCTGGGCATCATCTGGGGCCAGGACCTGGAGCAGGCCAAAGAACGCGGCCTCAGGTTTCTGGAAGACCTGGTCCTTGAAGGCAGGACCCCTTCTGGAGAATCTCTGAAATCAAATATTGATTTTTTGAAGAAAAAAACCGATAAACTCCTTGTTTTTTAG
- a CDS encoding purine-nucleoside phosphorylase gives MSAKTKVLETHNFLKKEFSRIKPGGVLVLGSGLGDLVTALNPLESIGYDQIPNFPQSTVAGHSGSLHFCQVNGFNLAVLSGRAHLYEGYSPGDVVLPMRVLGVMGAGTAIVTNAAGSLNPLFDSGQIMVFSDHINLTGENPLAGENVPEWGPRFPDMSRVYCPDLLNLIQDRALSLGIPLKMGVYVGIKGPSLETPAETRAFRILGGDAIGMSTVLEVICARHMNMRVLGLSCLTNKNLPDCMAETSHQEILEVAAKTNQLLSRLLLDVLKKLGSSSSPDRKG, from the coding sequence ATGTCGGCAAAAACAAAAGTCCTTGAAACCCATAATTTTCTCAAAAAAGAATTTTCCAGGATCAAGCCAGGTGGCGTACTGGTCCTTGGCAGCGGCCTGGGCGATCTGGTGACAGCTTTAAACCCTCTGGAAAGCATTGGCTATGATCAGATTCCCAATTTTCCCCAGTCAACTGTTGCCGGTCATTCCGGAAGTCTTCATTTTTGTCAAGTCAACGGGTTTAACTTAGCCGTGCTGAGTGGAAGAGCCCATCTGTATGAAGGCTACAGTCCCGGGGATGTGGTTCTGCCCATGAGGGTGCTGGGGGTTATGGGGGCCGGGACAGCCATTGTGACCAACGCAGCCGGGTCCCTGAATCCGCTTTTTGACAGCGGGCAGATCATGGTTTTTTCCGATCATATCAATCTGACCGGAGAAAACCCCCTGGCCGGGGAGAACGTGCCGGAGTGGGGACCAAGGTTCCCGGACATGAGCCGGGTCTATTGTCCGGATTTGCTGAATCTGATCCAGGACAGGGCTCTTAGTCTCGGTATCCCCCTCAAAATGGGGGTTTATGTGGGCATCAAAGGTCCGTCTCTGGAGACTCCGGCAGAAACCAGGGCCTTCAGGATTCTGGGCGGGGATGCCATCGGCATGTCCACGGTTCTGGAGGTCATCTGCGCCAGGCATATGAATATGCGGGTCCTGGGCCTGTCCTGTTTGACCAACAAGAACCTGCCGGACTGCATGGCAGAGACGTCCCATCAGGAGATCCTGGAGGTGGCAGCAAAGACCAACCAGCTGCTCTCAAGGCTGCTTCTGGATGTCCTAAAAAAGCTGGGCAGTAGTTCAAGCCCGGATAGGAAGGGTTAA
- a CDS encoding response regulator — translation MSQVDPRHLLSELKDNTLKKDSIKAGIVLSYLDQVDRSTQDGLLSILEQAEPGFCVPLLAGLIHKKTGISRELPRVREILTMKSLEDPELLLTMIRDGIEPRELFISLAAEARIDGAGEVLLEILDSELDEEILGPAITGLGVLGHSKAVNPVSEYLYSNSKHLIIRAIKALEGMGTPTAMHRLAEKTGHDHQMDILILDVFSRIQDRTSLERLNQAIGSHFAHLRTYAKERLVRIGPKAVPMLGENLSTDDPDLQIHTLNVLGAIGDVSALVFIRKLISRQPGDPNVRFAAFEALGMLPLDKGAYILARGLTDQEEHVCVAAASAIDRNLSEILVAGVRNMVRQKDHDAIKTVRAVINAQAKNLFMSLIEVAAFQEMAMTHLSRNCPPDRRAFFHELLQKYGYPDLAQRIGIQEDQEDKRPVAVAVDDSRMILNIYKATLYEMGFEPVLFEYPDQALEWIRDNRPRAVFTDLNMPGMTGIELTTALRQIFPGPDLPIIMVTTQNEAQDKEDALKAGVSGITFKPFTRAGLEKALKDTSRA, via the coding sequence GTGAGCCAGGTTGATCCCAGGCATCTGCTGTCCGAACTTAAGGACAATACCCTGAAAAAAGATTCCATCAAGGCTGGAATAGTCCTTTCATATCTGGATCAGGTGGACAGGAGCACCCAGGACGGGCTTTTGTCCATTCTGGAACAGGCAGAACCCGGATTCTGCGTTCCCCTGCTGGCCGGTCTGATCCATAAAAAAACCGGGATCAGCCGGGAACTGCCAAGGGTAAGGGAGATCCTGACCATGAAATCCCTGGAAGATCCTGAGCTGCTTTTGACCATGATCAGGGACGGTATTGAACCCAGGGAACTGTTCATCAGCCTGGCGGCTGAAGCCAGGATCGATGGGGCCGGAGAAGTGCTCCTGGAAATCCTGGATAGTGAGCTGGATGAAGAAATCCTTGGCCCGGCCATAACCGGGCTGGGCGTCCTGGGCCATTCCAAAGCGGTGAATCCGGTCAGCGAATATCTTTATTCCAACAGCAAGCATTTGATCATCAGGGCCATCAAGGCCCTGGAGGGCATGGGCACACCTACGGCCATGCACAGGCTGGCTGAAAAAACCGGTCATGACCACCAGATGGACATTCTGATCCTGGACGTGTTTTCCCGGATTCAGGACCGGACATCCCTGGAGAGGCTGAACCAGGCCATAGGCTCACATTTCGCCCATCTAAGGACCTATGCCAAGGAAAGGCTGGTCCGCATCGGACCCAAGGCCGTACCCATGCTGGGTGAGAACCTGTCAACTGATGATCCTGATCTGCAGATCCACACCCTCAATGTCTTAGGAGCCATCGGCGATGTCTCTGCCCTGGTGTTCATCAGAAAACTCATCAGCCGCCAGCCCGGTGACCCCAATGTCAGGTTTGCAGCCTTTGAAGCCCTGGGCATGCTTCCTTTGGACAAGGGGGCCTACATCCTGGCCAGAGGGCTGACTGATCAGGAAGAACACGTCTGCGTGGCTGCAGCTTCAGCCATTGACCGGAACCTGAGTGAGATCCTGGTGGCCGGGGTCAGGAACATGGTCAGACAAAAGGATCATGATGCCATCAAAACGGTCAGGGCGGTTATCAATGCCCAGGCCAAAAACCTGTTTATGAGTCTGATTGAGGTGGCTGCGTTCCAGGAAATGGCCATGACCCACCTGTCCAGAAACTGTCCGCCTGACCGGCGGGCCTTTTTCCATGAGCTCCTCCAGAAATACGGATATCCTGATCTGGCCCAAAGGATCGGCATTCAGGAAGACCAGGAGGACAAGAGGCCAGTGGCTGTTGCTGTGGATGATTCCAGGATGATCCTGAATATCTACAAGGCCACCCTGTACGAAATGGGCTTTGAGCCGGTACTCTTTGAATACCCGGACCAGGCCCTGGAATGGATCAGGGATAACCGGCCCAGGGCGGTATTCACCGATCTGAACATGCCCGGAATGACCGGAATAGAACTGACCACTGCCCTCAGGCAGATTTTTCCTGGCCCGGACCTGCCTATTATCATGGTTACCACCCAGAACGAGGCCCAGGACAAAGAGGATGCCCTGAAGGCCGGAGTCAGCGGGATCACCTTCAAGCCCTTTACCAGGGCTGGTCTGGAAAAAGCTCTGAAAGATACGTCCAGGGCATGA
- a CDS encoding PilZ domain-containing protein produces the protein MADFFDQLDLEYQSTTQRKAYRVNIPDLKISFGNDPELYPALDISARGVAFSIGKDQKPALSPGGQAELSLVIRDKVYLKDLQARVVKLKDNFGACEFQDLPLRQEALLDKLVLEVQKKMIELQRKQKEQEKEEDEEK, from the coding sequence ATGGCTGACTTTTTTGATCAGCTGGATCTCGAATATCAGAGTACAACCCAGCGCAAGGCATACCGGGTGAACATACCTGATCTTAAGATCAGCTTTGGAAACGATCCTGAACTCTATCCAGCCCTGGATATCAGTGCCAGGGGGGTGGCCTTTTCCATTGGCAAAGATCAGAAACCTGCCCTTTCTCCGGGCGGGCAGGCTGAACTCTCTCTGGTCATCAGGGACAAGGTTTACCTGAAAGACCTCCAGGCCAGAGTGGTCAAGCTCAAAGACAATTTCGGGGCCTGCGAATTCCAGGATCTGCCCCTGCGCCAGGAAGCCCTGCTGGACAAGCTGGTGCTGGAGGTCCAGAAAAAAATGATTGAACTGCAGAGAAAACAAAAAGAACAAGAAAAAGAAGAAGATGAAGAGAAATAA
- a CDS encoding motility protein A, with the protein MDIATFFGIIVGFSLVIGAIFLGGALDTFINIPGMMIVMGGTFAATSINFPVNQIIKAFRAAFYIFSGKMVTPNDVVNTMVRIAEISRRDGLLALENIKTENAVLKKACQLIADNTDPMMISQTLRIEISSLRNRHAIIQDVFKKMGTFAPSFGMIGTLIGLVQMLTRLDDPASIGPAMAVAILTTFYGALLATLLFLPIAGKLKSRTQQETLHLEIIFQGAQSILENNNPRIVYEKLSSFVPPVERRNERG; encoded by the coding sequence ATGGATATTGCAACTTTTTTCGGAATCATTGTCGGGTTTTCCCTGGTCATCGGGGCCATTTTCCTGGGCGGAGCCCTGGATACCTTCATCAATATTCCCGGAATGATGATTGTTATGGGGGGGACCTTTGCCGCCACCAGCATCAACTTTCCGGTCAACCAGATTATCAAGGCCTTCAGGGCTGCTTTTTACATCTTTTCCGGGAAGATGGTCACCCCCAACGACGTGGTCAACACCATGGTCAGGATCGCTGAGATCAGCCGCAGGGACGGACTGCTGGCCCTGGAAAATATCAAGACTGAGAATGCCGTTTTAAAAAAGGCCTGCCAGCTCATTGCCGACAACACCGATCCCATGATGATCTCCCAGACCCTGCGCATTGAAATATCCTCTCTGCGCAACCGGCACGCCATAATCCAGGACGTTTTCAAAAAAATGGGCACCTTTGCCCCCAGTTTCGGAATGATCGGAACCCTTATCGGACTGGTCCAGATGCTGACCAGACTGGATGACCCGGCCAGTATCGGCCCGGCCATGGCCGTGGCCATTCTGACCACTTTTTACGGAGCCCTTCTGGCCACCCTGCTCTTCCTGCCCATAGCAGGCAAGCTTAAAAGCAGGACCCAGCAGGAAACCCTGCATCTGGAGATCATCTTTCAGGGTGCCCAGTCCATCCTGGAAAATAACAATCCCAGGATAGTCTACGAAAAACTGTCCTCCTTTGTCCCTCCTGTGGAGAGAAGAAATGAACGAGGCTAA
- a CDS encoding DUF933 domain-containing protein, with product MKTALIGFAGSGKTELFRALAGPGAAGVSRAMVKVPEPRLTPLAKVFNPKKITQTEIEYQDLPGSGGSKSLGNKVLGEIRGCDCLLAVLDAFSGAVDPREQLQAVEAEFIVSDLAVIEKKLERLAQDKQKAKHLYDPRVEELLQQAMAILEQEKPLRRDKDLCSQPGLKGFAFLSAKPILYAWNISESKMDGFTPPPDEPGTMHIAVSAMLEREMSELDDPEELAMFMQDLGVQQSALDRVIARTYSLLSLITFLTAGEKEVRSWALSRGSTAAQAAGTIHSDIQKGFIRAEVLGWEDFLECLDMKKAKEKGVLRLEGKDYIVKDGDIITFRFNV from the coding sequence ATGAAAACAGCACTCATCGGCTTTGCCGGAAGCGGCAAAACCGAACTTTTCCGGGCCCTGGCCGGGCCTGGAGCGGCCGGGGTGTCCAGGGCCATGGTCAAAGTGCCCGAACCAAGACTGACCCCCCTGGCCAAAGTCTTTAACCCCAAAAAGATCACCCAGACTGAAATTGAATACCAGGACCTGCCTGGCAGCGGAGGCTCAAAATCTCTGGGCAATAAAGTCCTTGGTGAGATCAGAGGCTGCGACTGCCTGCTGGCAGTACTGGACGCCTTTTCCGGGGCTGTTGATCCCCGGGAGCAGCTCCAGGCCGTGGAAGCTGAATTCATTGTCTCGGACCTGGCAGTCATAGAAAAGAAGCTGGAAAGGCTGGCCCAGGACAAACAAAAGGCCAAACACCTCTATGATCCCCGGGTGGAGGAACTTCTGCAGCAGGCCATGGCCATCCTGGAACAGGAAAAACCCCTGCGCCGGGACAAAGACCTGTGCTCCCAGCCAGGACTCAAGGGCTTTGCCTTTCTCTCGGCCAAACCCATCCTTTATGCCTGGAACATTTCTGAGTCCAAAATGGATGGCTTTACTCCTCCGCCGGATGAACCGGGAACCATGCACATTGCTGTCTCAGCCATGCTGGAAAGAGAGATGTCCGAGCTGGACGATCCAGAAGAACTGGCCATGTTCATGCAGGATCTGGGAGTCCAGCAGTCAGCCCTGGACAGGGTAATTGCCAGGACCTACAGTCTGCTGAGCCTGATCACTTTTCTGACTGCCGGAGAAAAGGAGGTCCGTTCCTGGGCCCTCAGCCGGGGATCAACCGCAGCCCAGGCTGCCGGAACCATCCACTCCGACATCCAGAAGGGATTCATCCGGGCCGAGGTCCTTGGATGGGAGGATTTCCTGGAGTGCCTGGACATGAAAAAGGCCAAAGAAAAAGGAGTCCTCCGCCTTGAAGGCAAGGACTACATCGTCAAAGACGGAGACATCATCACCTTCAGGTTCAATGTCTGA
- a CDS encoding OmpA/MotB family protein: MNEANLPVQDLEEEDDTRAWVTIFADIALLLLVFFILLFSFSTLSDQKFEETILSVRRSLGQQDTEEWGLRIRTDTAGVLMDQAAQYRQMVESQKRVFSDIRYYQNQKGLEGVVGAHLDAGTITLRLPASALFDLGQVELKPEGKKLLQDLKDVFIRHHDQRINIQGHTDNILPRPGGRFQDNWEISALRALNTLRYLMEIGIDPKRMTATGFADLQPLYPNTTDENRARNRRVEFVLEKHIGG; this comes from the coding sequence ATGAACGAGGCTAATCTGCCTGTCCAGGATCTTGAAGAAGAAGACGACACCAGGGCCTGGGTGACCATCTTTGCCGATATCGCCCTTCTTTTACTGGTCTTTTTCATCCTGTTGTTTTCTTTTTCCACCCTGAGCGACCAGAAGTTTGAAGAGACCATCCTGTCTGTGCGCCGGTCTCTGGGCCAGCAGGACACTGAAGAGTGGGGATTGCGCATCCGGACTGACACGGCCGGGGTGCTCATGGATCAGGCTGCCCAGTACCGGCAGATGGTGGAATCCCAGAAACGGGTCTTTTCCGATATCCGCTACTACCAGAACCAGAAAGGTCTGGAAGGGGTTGTGGGAGCCCATCTGGATGCGGGCACCATTACCCTTCGCCTTCCGGCCAGTGCCCTGTTTGATCTGGGCCAGGTTGAACTCAAACCCGAGGGTAAAAAACTCTTGCAGGACTTAAAAGATGTGTTTATTCGCCATCACGACCAGCGGATAAACATCCAGGGACATACCGACAATATTCTGCCCAGACCCGGAGGAAGATTTCAGGACAACTGGGAGATTTCAGCCCTGCGGGCTCTGAACACCCTGCGTTATCTCATGGAGATAGGCATTGACCCCAAACGGATGACCGCCACCGGTTTTGCTGATCTCCAGCCCTTATATCCCAATACCACAGATGAAAACAGGGCCAGGAACAGGCGGGTTGAATTTGTCCTGGAAAAGCATATCGGAGGTTAA